Proteins encoded within one genomic window of Candidatus Nezhaarchaeota archaeon:
- a CDS encoding mRNA surveillance protein pelota, whose amino-acid sequence MRIIAWDERHGRMFLEVEGHNDLWCLYNVLNPGDLVTAKTLREVKVSSKSTRRPMTLKIRVEKVEFQPFTEKLRIMGVVVEGPDEFGVIGSHHTITVSEGTALLIEKEKWLKHEVERIFKAASKKSLATLLIGIDSDEAAFVMPHEYGLELIAEVPLNLPGKHEASKREEVLKSKIRELVDKTKELIERLKVKVVAIVGPGFIKEELAKELASNINVKLYLDSVSAGGYQGVKEAIRRGMLKKVLRDLSVIEEAELMNEFLSHISKSDDKVAYGLEDVKKAAEYRAVEKLLVLDELVRSPDVDLRKEVEGIISMVEENGGQVKIFSSLEEPGQQLKSMGGMAAILRFSLNLKSGKT is encoded by the coding sequence TTGAGGATCATAGCCTGGGATGAAAGGCATGGCAGAATGTTCTTGGAAGTTGAAGGGCATAATGACCTCTGGTGCCTGTACAACGTCTTAAATCCTGGAGACTTAGTCACTGCAAAGACTTTGAGGGAAGTAAAGGTCAGCTCTAAGAGTACTCGAAGGCCCATGACTTTAAAGATTAGAGTCGAAAAGGTTGAGTTTCAGCCATTTACCGAGAAGCTTAGGATAATGGGGGTAGTCGTCGAGGGTCCTGACGAGTTCGGGGTTATAGGCTCGCATCACACAATAACAGTCAGTGAAGGCACGGCTCTCCTGATAGAGAAGGAGAAGTGGTTAAAGCACGAGGTGGAAAGAATCTTTAAGGCTGCATCTAAGAAGTCTCTAGCTACCTTGCTCATAGGAATAGACTCTGATGAGGCTGCCTTCGTAATGCCTCATGAATATGGTCTTGAATTGATAGCTGAAGTGCCACTAAACCTACCTGGAAAGCACGAAGCCTCTAAGAGAGAGGAGGTCCTTAAAAGCAAGATTCGTGAGCTTGTAGACAAGACGAAAGAACTCATTGAAAGGCTCAAGGTGAAGGTCGTCGCCATTGTCGGCCCAGGCTTCATAAAAGAGGAGCTGGCGAAGGAACTTGCATCGAACATAAACGTTAAGCTCTATTTAGATTCCGTTTCAGCAGGAGGTTATCAGGGAGTTAAAGAGGCCATTAGAAGGGGGATGCTGAAGAAGGTATTAAGGGATCTTAGCGTCATCGAAGAGGCAGAGCTTATGAATGAATTCCTTTCACATATATCCAAGAGCGATGACAAGGTCGCTTACGGACTTGAGGACGTGAAGAAAGCGGCTGAGTACAGAGCAGTTGAGAAGCTCTTAGTGCTTGATGAGCTAGTAAGATCACCGGATGTAGACCTTAGAAAAGAGGTTGAAGGGATAATTAGTATGGTTGAAGAAAATGGAGGGCAGGTAAAAATATTCAGCAGCCTAGAAGAGCCAGGTCAGCAACTAAAGTCCATGGGCGGGATGGCCGCCATACTACGATTCAGTTTAAACTTGAAGAGTGGCAAGACGTAA
- a CDS encoding 30S ribosomal protein S25e: protein MGGKTKKPISAMEKQQKLRELKEKKVKEKKEKEEKKEKKISSPLIPLEVVKQLENELNNIKCITPFVLASKFGLKMGVAKRVLRELENRGILNCVIRGSRISVYTPVNYSPAK from the coding sequence ATGGGCGGTAAGACCAAGAAGCCCATCTCTGCTATGGAGAAGCAACAAAAGCTTCGAGAATTAAAGGAGAAGAAGGTCAAGGAGAAGAAGGAGAAGGAGGAGAAAAAGGAGAAGAAGATCTCAAGCCCGCTCATACCATTAGAAGTTGTTAAGCAACTTGAAAACGAGCTGAACAACATTAAATGTATCACCCCCTTCGTACTAGCCTCCAAGTTCGGTTTAAAGATGGGCGTGGCTAAGAGGGTACTAAGAGAGTTAGAGAATAGGGGCATCCTCAACTGTGTGATTAGGGGTTCAAGAATATCTGTGTACACTCCAGTAAATTATTCTCCAGCTAAATAA
- a CDS encoding formate--phosphoribosylaminoimidazolecarboxamide ligase, translating into MNSSKVSIATLGSHTALQILKGAKDEGFKTVLVCLKNRLSLYNRFRKLIDEMIVVDSFAEIASEEVQDRLLSLNAILIPHGSLIEYTDLETIEKRFKVPIFGNKYILRWEADRNLKERLLREAGAKTPRIYTNIDEINKVVIVKLPGAKGGKGYFLASKPSELRKKLEKLKISEDQIFVQEYIFGVTSYVHFFYSPLTNELELIGMDRRYETNADGLGRLPADIQIETKPDLSFLVVGNIPIVLRESLLEEVFRIGDGLVEASKRLVPPGFIGPFCIEGAYDGEGNFYVFEFSARIVAGTNIYIYGSPYTWLIYDEPMSMGRRIAKEIKRACEEGKLDLLIT; encoded by the coding sequence TTGAATTCCTCGAAGGTCTCAATAGCGACCCTAGGATCCCACACGGCTCTGCAAATACTTAAAGGAGCTAAGGACGAGGGCTTTAAAACTGTCCTCGTATGCCTTAAAAACAGATTGAGCTTGTACAATAGATTCAGAAAGTTAATTGACGAGATGATAGTTGTTGACAGCTTTGCTGAGATAGCTTCAGAGGAGGTCCAAGATAGACTATTGAGCTTAAACGCCATCCTAATACCCCACGGTTCACTAATAGAGTACACGGATCTTGAAACCATAGAGAAGAGGTTTAAGGTTCCAATTTTTGGGAACAAGTACATCTTAAGATGGGAGGCTGACAGGAATCTCAAGGAGAGACTTCTACGTGAAGCTGGCGCTAAAACTCCAAGAATTTATACAAATATCGACGAGATAAACAAGGTAGTAATAGTTAAACTGCCAGGGGCTAAGGGAGGTAAAGGCTACTTTTTAGCTTCGAAACCCAGTGAGTTAAGGAAGAAGCTTGAAAAGCTGAAGATAAGTGAAGATCAAATCTTCGTACAAGAGTACATCTTCGGCGTGACATCCTACGTTCACTTCTTCTACTCTCCCTTAACTAACGAACTTGAGTTGATTGGCATGGATAGAAGGTATGAAACTAATGCTGATGGACTTGGAAGGTTGCCAGCAGATATTCAAATAGAGACAAAACCGGATCTTTCCTTTTTAGTTGTAGGCAACATACCGATAGTCCTTAGAGAGTCGTTATTAGAAGAAGTGTTTAGGATAGGTGATGGCCTTGTCGAGGCATCTAAGAGATTAGTTCCTCCAGGCTTTATAGGGCCATTCTGTATCGAGGGTGCGTATGATGGCGAAGGAAACTTCTACGTCTTCGAGTTCTCAGCGAGGATCGTGGCCGGGACGAACATATACATATACGGTTCACCTTACACGTGGCTAATATACGATGAGCCTATGAGCATGGGTAGGAGAATCGCTAAGGAGATTAAAAGAGCTTGTGAAGAAGGGAAGCTCGACTTACTCATAACCTAA